From the genome of Muricauda sp. SCSIO 64092, one region includes:
- a CDS encoding RDD family protein — MEKNIARRCIAFYLDLVVVSIIALLYLFIFDDKGPFDDSTNYTWDVDRVWFFQLGAYLNYFFFFEYFFGYTIGKRVFRFEAIPQKNGKNMVLRVVFRTILRLIPINPFSYLFDKRRLFWHELWPNIYTLKKDEEN, encoded by the coding sequence GTGGAAAAAAATATAGCCCGAAGATGTATTGCTTTTTATTTAGATTTAGTAGTGGTTTCAATTATTGCCTTGCTTTACCTATTCATATTTGATGACAAAGGCCCCTTTGATGATTCAACTAATTATACTTGGGATGTAGATAGAGTATGGTTTTTTCAATTAGGGGCATATTTAAATTATTTTTTCTTTTTTGAGTACTTTTTTGGTTATACAATTGGGAAAAGAGTTTTCAGGTTTGAAGCAATACCTCAAAAAAATGGTAAGAACATGGTTTTAAGAGTGGTTTTTAGAACTATCCTAAGATTGATACCGATTAATCCGTTTTCATATCTATTTGATAAAAGAAGACTGTTTTGGCATGAGTTATGGCCAAATATTTATACATTAAAAAAGGATGAAGAAAATTGA
- a CDS encoding helix-turn-helix domain-containing protein — MIGNYERNENTPSVDILLKIARVFDASVNYLIGEGELSSYDKDVLKRINDIEHLPEEDKQHIFYLIDNLIKAAKLKAI; from the coding sequence ATGATTGGCAACTACGAGCGTAACGAGAACACCCCTTCGGTGGACATCCTTTTGAAAATCGCAAGGGTATTCGATGCCTCGGTCAATTATCTTATTGGCGAGGGAGAGCTTTCTTCTTACGACAAGGATGTCTTGAAGCGCATCAACGACATAGAGCATTTGCCCGAAGAGGACAAACAGCATATCTTCTACCTTATCGACAACCTTATAAAGGCTGCCAAACTAAAGGCTATATAA